Within Cydia fagiglandana chromosome 10, ilCydFagi1.1, whole genome shotgun sequence, the genomic segment agggttccgtaccataaagcaaaaaaaaaaaagaaaaaatgcaaaaagaaaacggtcacccatccaagtactgaccacgcccgacgttgcttaactttggtcaaaaatcacgtttgctgtatgggagccccacttaaatctttattttattctgtttttagtatttgttgttatagcggcaacagaaatacatcatctgtgaaaatttcaactgtctagctatcacggttcgtgagatacagcctggtgacagacggacggacggacggacggacggacagcgaagtcttagtaatagggtcccgttttaccctttgggtacggaaccctaaaaaagttaaGGAGGAGGAGGAAACATGCTACTTGAATTAGTTAAAAATACTCACCATAGATTGGTTAGTATAAGAATGTGGTAGCCACCATGCCGTCCTATACAGATTGAGGAACTGGAGCCCCGTAGCCACCACCGTAAAGACAAATGTCATCGCCTCAAATAGCAGCTCCGGATCGTGGGGTATGCACGGGAACGGGATATGCTTGGGTGGGGAAGGCCCCTCCACGAGCTTAGTGTCGAGTGTAGCTGGGGTGGGGGATAGACGGACACGCCCCACTCGCTTCCCATTGCTGTTCACATCCTCCTCCTGAGGTGATGATGTGCCCTGAAAACATTTAGTTTCATCTTATAGCAAAAATAATTATTGATGGCATCAGATTCCTATGCAATACCAAACAGTACAGATATAACCTATATTATATCCCACAAAATAAATAcgacaaaatatcataaaacccaaaaatagttctGAGTAAGAGTAACTCGTCTCCAAGCTTCCTACCTTACCTAGGCCATAGTTCGCCTTAACATCTGGACTGACCCACTGACGAGCAGTAGCAAGGGTAGGTAAACTTAAAGCAATTTTTGAGTACAGTTACAAGTTTGTTATTGCTGGATCTCATTAAAATAAACCGAATGCAACGCCGACCGAAAACTTTGAAGTAACATATTGTTTCGCGGTGTATACCTTTTTACAAACGCCAGAAGACTTCTTAGGACCTGGCGGTGTCATTTTACAAGTGATCGGCGGCAAGGGCCGCTTCACAAGCGGGTCTTTGATGATTTTCCGTCGTCTAGAGATCGCTGTGGACGCTGTGTTGTTCACTTGCGCGTATGCCCAACGTCTCGCCAGGAGTATAGTCAAGCAGCCGACGACCGCTGGCAGGAAGAATACGACAAAAGGTCCACTTTCATTTTCGGTACAACTCATCACTCACATGTTAAAATGTTTTATAAAGTGTCACGATTAATTTGTTTGCGATACACATACACCAATGCACGTACGTaaattgaaaagttgaaaacgTCAAATCGGAGATCGAATCGAATCCAATGTTACCAAGTTaagattttaaattttatcgcaGTGAATGCGATTGCGGACATTGCGGTCAATAAACGAATTACGATATTTACCTGTTATAAaacgtaaatattttattactgtACATGTTATAAAAACGTATATAATATTTCCGGTCGAGCGCATCATCAAAATGTcgttaattattgaattaaatagTAAAAGCAATCGATTCAAAATCACAAAATCGTGTCGATATTATTTACTAATGGCAAGCTCCACGTGCGTTCCAATTTAGCAAatcataaatattttaagtacGTTTGTGGGGTCAGAGGTCGAAGGACCTTAGTTTACATGGTGAACGCTTAATTCGATCTTTGCTTAATGAAATTGGGGATATCTCACAGTGCATATTATGAAAAATAACTGAATCGTGCAAAAATCCATTTGCTTATTAATTTGCCTTTGCAGCAATATCTCAAGTGGAATGCTACTGTCAAAATTTGTTACCTCTGTTTTTTCTAATACCGTTTTGAACACCAATCATATCGTTACCATTCATATGTTTCTAAAAGCGCGCTTTTATGATTGGTTAGTAAAAGAAAATTGAtgaaaacaaatttaatttcaCAGGAGTTGTGCAAAAGATAAAAAATCCGCAGCACCGGTGAAGAcgagaaaaataataacattgagATAGAACATTTAATTAATAACGCGAAGATGATTTAAAGACATACAAACATTTCTTCTGCAAAAATGTCTTTCACAGTACTATGTACTTTTGTTGTGGCCTTCTATGTTGTAATATGGTTTTTCGATTCATTCTTCAAGGTATGTATTTCCGGCGACGCTGTTGTTATTTAAAAATGCCGCAAAATAACGTTGTATTGTGATTAAACATAACAATTAATTCCACAGAGTTGTATGCACTACCCGTACTACGCGTTCCTCGAAGGCACCGGCTTCAAAGTGGGGATTTTAAATTTCTCATGGGCCACAACTGCATTTAACAGGTTTCTCTATCGCTGGAGCAAGAATCTGACCCACCTTCTAAATAAATGGTTCGGTGTTGGCTACATTGTAAGCATCTGGATATTACTACCATTTTCCTTATGGACACTGGTTAATTTTATCTATAAACATTTTAATGAAAGTATTCATCTAAGCACTGCTCCGGAAGTAAAAGCTATTCTACCCGGATTTAATATACCCGCATCAGATTTCTGGGTGTACTTTTTAGCTATGGCTATGAGTAGTATTTTCCATGAGTTAGGGCATGCTTTAACCGCTTGCCAACATGATGTGCAACTGTTGTCAGTAGGAATATCTGTTTTTGCAATCATCCCAATAGCATTTGTCCAGCTAAATGGGGATCATGTAGTGGCTCTTCCTGTAGCTAAACGATTAAGGATATTTTGTGCCGGAGTGTGGCATAACCTTGCCCTTGCTTTTTTTGCATTGATGATTTTTATGGCTACTCCAATTTTATTCAGTGTCGCTTATGAAACTGATTTAGGAGTTAAAGTTGTGGGTTTCACTTATGATTCCATTTTAAATGATGTCAGGGGCTTAGAAACAGATGACATAGTTACCTCTGTTAATAACTGTGTCATTAAAAACTCTAAAGATTGGGTTTCATGTCTGCAAATGGCCCATGAGCGATATGGGATCTGTACAAGTGCAGAATTTGTAGCTCAAAATGATGAAATCATGATGGAGACTGTTA encodes:
- the LOC134668419 gene encoding membrane-bound transcription factor site-2 protease: MSFTVLCTFVVAFYVVIWFFDSFFKSCMHYPYYAFLEGTGFKVGILNFSWATTAFNRFLYRWSKNLTHLLNKWFGVGYIVSIWILLPFSLWTLVNFIYKHFNESIHLSTAPEVKAILPGFNIPASDFWVYFLAMAMSSIFHELGHALTACQHDVQLLSVGISVFAIIPIAFVQLNGDHVVALPVAKRLRIFCAGVWHNLALAFFALMIFMATPILFSVAYETDLGVKVVGFTYDSILNDVRGLETDDIVTSVNNCVIKNSKDWVSCLQMAHERYGICTSAEFVAQNDEIMMETVKENDVVECCRKDDIYSLCFEYMEPKVGTDSVLPGQYSCLKPRDMVKDSFKKCTEAGGYSCPRSMHCLRPVLNNHTYLMVIERKDDNAILFIGLPYELHKTVFVDQYFPRSPIFSLFSPTQVEKLLKYIFMLSMGLAFLNILPCYGTDGSFIAKDLVTILARYLNKSSDFVTFFHIFTIVIGTGMTVPILMYLFYQAVFVDN